The window CCTCCTCCAGCTCCGGATAGTTGTTGAACAAGGTCTCATCCCCATGAACGAACGCCTTCAGTACCTTCACCATACCCAACGCAAAAGTTCCCATCAGCAAAACAAAGAGGTGCAAGCGTGAGTAAGACGAGTGCATGCGCGCGTACGTACCACCGGGAGTTCCTTGTTGAAGATGTAGTAACGGAGGTTGGCGATGAGGTCGAGGAGGAAGTGGCCGCCGCTAATGTGGCAGTGGACGTGCAGGGACATCTTTCCTTGGACCTTCTTCCACTCCGCCACCACCTCGTCCCTCTGCAGCCGGTTGTACCAGCCCTGTAGCTGCTCAACGAAACAGGGAGGTTTAGCTGTGTCACAGATTTGGATATCAGACGAGACGAAGACAGATAGCTGAATCGGGTACCTGCGCAAGGTTTATGGTGTGGGAGATGGCGAGAGTGATCTTGGCGGTGATGTCGCTGTGGGTGAGGGTGTACGTCCTGGGGAGTTTCCCTGGGTGGTTCTCCTCATCCACCCCTAAGAACTGTACCTTCAGCTTCGACGCCTCGAATATTGATGGCCCAAATAGCCTCGCAACCTGAGGGCAAGTACCAAACATGTCGGTTGCTGTAATAGATGGATTCTCTTATTTGAAAGCCATGTAGCAGAA of the Musa acuminata AAA Group cultivar baxijiao chromosome BXJ3-2, Cavendish_Baxijiao_AAA, whole genome shotgun sequence genome contains:
- the LOC103971055 gene encoding protein STAY-GREEN homolog, chloroplastic; protein product: MGSAAATFLLPVQLKQHSLCVDLKRSPLLFFSKPKRRRQSTAPVARLFGPSIFEASKLKVQFLGVDEENHPGKLPRTYTLTHSDITAKITLAISHTINLAQLQGWYNRLQRDEVVAEWKKVQGKMSLHVHCHISGGHFLLDLIANLRYYIFNKELPVVLKAFVHGDETLFNNYPELEEAMVWVYFHSNLPEFNQVECWGPLRDAASTGPRKAGEAPSSSWLCRPLRCKADCDCCFPARSLIPWQHDFQEVCRESAGQPQQ